A region from the Rhodopseudomonas julia genome encodes:
- a CDS encoding 2'-5' RNA ligase family protein — MAQPLVLTLKLDDATFARLDALRREHYPPERNQVPAHLTLFHALPGERKSLLRPVLEEAARRQRKIRLAFTGVKSLGSGVALTAEAPALSALRRDLADEFAPFLTAQDRAGFRPHVTLQNKVTTAEADALRSDLQVALRPFEGRGEGLILWRYLGGPWQREAFFPFRG; from the coding sequence GTGGCGCAACCCCTCGTCCTGACACTGAAACTCGACGATGCCACTTTCGCACGCCTCGACGCGTTGCGGCGTGAGCATTATCCGCCGGAGCGCAATCAGGTTCCGGCGCATCTGACGTTGTTTCATGCGCTGCCGGGCGAGCGGAAAAGCCTCCTGCGCCCCGTGCTGGAGGAGGCGGCACGGCGTCAGCGGAAAATCCGGCTCGCCTTCACCGGGGTGAAATCGCTCGGCAGTGGTGTTGCACTGACCGCCGAGGCGCCGGCATTGTCGGCGTTGCGCCGCGATCTCGCCGATGAGTTCGCGCCCTTCCTGACGGCGCAGGATAGAGCAGGATTTCGCCCGCATGTTACCTTGCAGAACAAGGTCACCACGGCAGAGGCGGACGCGTTGCGCAGCGATTTACAGGTGGCTCTACGGCCCTTCGAAGGGCGCGGCGAGGGGCTCATCCTGTGGCGCTATCTGGGCGGGCCGTGGCAGCGCGAGGCCTTCTTCCCCTTCCGGGGTTAG
- a CDS encoding HAD family hydrolase: MLVIFDCDGVLVDSEIIASRVTARLLGEAGLEITPDEVSLRFAGLTGDQIFAQAEAELGKSFPDTIRARSESELDNALETELQMVPGAHDMLDRLDAARCICSNSTSERLEMELRRTELYDRFRPYIYSAVEVRQHRQKPAPDVFLHAAEEFSVEPANVLVIEDSVHGVSGAVAAGMRVIGFTGASHTWPGHAEALMDAGATTVVNRLRDVPATVEALADWSLV; the protein is encoded by the coding sequence ATGCTAGTTATATTCGATTGCGATGGCGTCCTGGTCGATTCTGAGATCATCGCCTCGCGCGTCACGGCCCGCCTTCTTGGGGAAGCTGGGCTGGAGATCACCCCCGACGAAGTTTCGCTGCGCTTCGCAGGCCTGACCGGAGATCAGATCTTCGCGCAGGCGGAGGCGGAGCTCGGCAAGAGCTTTCCCGACACCATCAGGGCGCGTTCGGAATCGGAGCTCGACAACGCCCTGGAGACGGAACTCCAAATGGTCCCGGGCGCGCACGACATGCTCGACCGGCTCGATGCCGCGCGCTGCATCTGCTCCAATTCGACATCTGAACGCCTGGAGATGGAGCTTCGCCGCACCGAGCTCTATGATCGTTTCCGTCCCTACATCTATTCCGCTGTCGAGGTGCGCCAGCACCGGCAGAAGCCGGCCCCGGATGTGTTTTTGCACGCAGCCGAGGAGTTCAGCGTCGAGCCGGCCAACGTGCTCGTCATCGAGGATTCCGTTCATGGTGTCAGCGGGGCGGTCGCCGCCGGCATGCGCGTGATCGGTTTCACCGGCGCGTCGCACACTTGGCCGGGTCATGCCGAAGCGCTGATGGATGCGGGTGCGACGACGGTCGTCAACCGGCTCCGCGACGTGCCGGCGACGGTCGAAGCGCTCGCAGATTGGAGCCTCGTCTAG